One window of Amaranthus tricolor cultivar Red isolate AtriRed21 chromosome 13, ASM2621246v1, whole genome shotgun sequence genomic DNA carries:
- the LOC130798876 gene encoding uncharacterized protein LOC130798876 produces the protein MRFRKKGRLSPRFIGPYEILECIGEVAYRLALPASIDKVHDVFHVSQLRQYIWDDSHILQPEQLTLDDTLQYEETPVQILDKKTRDTRRGSVALVKVLWSNHVTEEATWEAEDAMRRDYPWLFA, from the coding sequence ATGAGGTTTAGGAAGAAAGGTAGGCTCAGTCCAAGATTCATTGGACCCTACGAGATCCTTGAGTGCATAGGCGAGGTCGCATATCGACTTGCGTTACCTGCGTCTATTGATAAAGTGCATGATGTGTTTCACGTATCTCAATTAAGGCAGTACATCTGGGATGACTCACACATTCTTCAACCCGAACAATTAACCTTGGATGACACCTTGCAATATGAAGAGACTCCCGTTCAGATTCTAGATAAGAAGACGCGTGATACTCGTCGAGGTAGTGTAgcacttgtgaaagtgctatggtcTAATCACGTTACCGAAGAAGCCACGTGGGAGGCAGAAGATGCCATGAGACGCGATTATCCTTGGTTATTTGCTtag